From the Butyrivibrio fibrisolvens genome, one window contains:
- a CDS encoding helix-turn-helix domain-containing protein encodes MKREYITPTNLAPEEFKDIRLKLSMTQAEFASFLGCSRPTIERWEEGKSKISGPVITLLELIKRDLTIPKKLEIPEDRLKLRLYYMYRSTVCTIIDIDETNRKVKIKNYIDNPQMRAFGVNTEPNFEEYEEFIESRCFPRSRDKMKLELKRLDIPFYDPILIIEKTEGRMAEDEFWIKIDR; translated from the coding sequence ATGAAGAGAGAATATATTACTCCTACCAATTTAGCCCCGGAAGAATTTAAAGATATCAGACTCAAACTATCTATGACCCAGGCAGAGTTTGCTTCTTTTTTGGGATGCTCCAGACCTACCATCGAAAGGTGGGAGGAAGGAAAGTCTAAAATCTCAGGTCCGGTGATAACATTACTGGAGCTTATTAAAAGAGATCTTACAATTCCGAAGAAACTGGAAATTCCAGAGGATAGGTTGAAACTGCGCCTGTATTACATGTACAGATCAACGGTTTGCACTATCATCGACATTGATGAAACTAACCGTAAAGTAAAAATAAAAAATTACATTGATAATCCGCAGATGCGAGCGTTTGGAGTAAATACCGAGCCGAATTTTGAGGAATATGAGGAATTCATTGAATCCAGGTGTTTTCCAAGGAGCAGAGACAAAATGAAACTAGAACTAAAGCGCTTGGATATCCCATTTTATGATCCTATTTTAATCATCGAAAAGACAGAAGGCCGGATGGCGGAGGATGAGTTTTGGATAAAGATAGACAGGTAA
- a CDS encoding serine/threonine protein kinase, with protein MLQIGSLIDGKYKILSIIGQGGMSTVYLAINERANKPWAIKEVRKNGVKNYEVVKQSLVMETDMLKQLSHPYLPSIVDVIDTDECFLIVMDYIEGNTLYRTLAEYGAQPQDKVIEWAKELCNVLSYLHTRTQPIIYRDLKPANIMLKPDGTITLIDFGTARTYKQDSIEDTTCLGTRGYAAPEQFGGRGQTDERTDIYNLGATLYHLVTGHNPCEAPYEMYPIRQWNPSLSAGLEKIILKCTQLNPKDRYQSSAEVMYDLEHYSELDKNYRKRARLRVAMFGITSFITVFSAAAAAYFMTSAGKIRNESYDSYLEEARSRPEVSQQIEKYEEAISLDPTDGTAFIELLNQSYLMDDVFTPEEEEQLRKLLITKYDDKRTYEQMLSTNPEAYDEFAYRLALAYFYCYDGAGNKPMSTKWFNIAMASETLDEVKVGRAQRLGKIASYYSDIGRTRPSGDEVVSYAQYWEDMVEITTGDIATQDNTTTALMVYKEMVAQINKHATKFKKAGITYEEMMAQLDNISNRLETDIIATAEDEDRINPLKQNLYKNLDLAYKAVEGAFSKE; from the coding sequence ATGTTACAGATCGGATCACTTATTGATGGAAAATACAAGATACTGAGTATAATCGGACAGGGAGGTATGAGCACTGTCTATCTTGCGATCAATGAAAGAGCCAATAAACCCTGGGCTATCAAGGAAGTCAGGAAAAACGGAGTCAAAAATTATGAAGTAGTCAAACAGAGCCTTGTCATGGAGACTGACATGCTCAAACAGCTCTCACACCCGTATCTTCCCAGTATTGTCGATGTTATAGACACAGATGAATGCTTCCTCATAGTTATGGACTATATAGAAGGCAACACCCTTTACAGAACCCTTGCTGAGTACGGTGCTCAGCCTCAGGACAAGGTAATAGAGTGGGCCAAGGAGCTGTGCAATGTTCTGTCTTATCTACATACAAGGACGCAGCCGATCATCTACAGAGATCTAAAACCCGCCAACATAATGTTAAAACCTGACGGAACCATCACCCTGATCGACTTTGGAACAGCCAGAACCTACAAACAGGACAGTATAGAAGATACCACATGCCTTGGTACAAGAGGCTACGCCGCACCGGAGCAGTTTGGCGGAAGAGGCCAGACTGACGAAAGGACGGATATCTATAACCTTGGAGCAACATTGTATCATCTGGTCACAGGTCATAATCCCTGTGAAGCGCCCTATGAGATGTATCCCATAAGACAGTGGAATCCGTCTCTTTCGGCAGGTCTTGAGAAGATCATACTTAAATGCACCCAGCTCAATCCCAAAGACAGATACCAGTCAAGTGCCGAGGTTATGTATGATCTCGAACACTATAGCGAGCTTGATAAGAATTATAGAAAAAGAGCCAGGCTAAGAGTCGCTATGTTTGGCATCACATCTTTTATTACAGTTTTCAGCGCTGCTGCAGCGGCATATTTTATGACATCTGCAGGCAAGATCAGAAATGAAAGCTACGATTCATATCTTGAAGAAGCAAGAAGCAGGCCTGAAGTCTCCCAGCAGATCGAGAAATACGAAGAAGCTATCTCATTAGATCCTACCGATGGTACTGCATTTATAGAGCTTCTGAATCAGTCTTATCTTATGGATGATGTATTTACTCCTGAGGAAGAAGAGCAGCTAAGAAAGCTTCTTATTACCAAGTACGATGATAAGAGAACCTATGAGCAGATGCTCTCTACCAATCCGGAAGCATATGATGAGTTTGCATACAGGCTTGCGCTTGCGTATTTTTACTGCTATGACGGAGCCGGCAACAAGCCTATGTCAACCAAGTGGTTCAATATAGCCATGGCATCTGAGACACTTGACGAGGTCAAGGTAGGAAGGGCCCAAAGACTAGGCAAGATAGCTTCATACTATTCGGATATCGGAAGGACACGTCCAAGCGGCGATGAAGTTGTAAGTTATGCCCAGTACTGGGAAGATATGGTGGAGATAACTACGGGAGATATAGCAACGCAGGACAACACCACAACAGCACTCATGGTCTATAAAGAGATGGTAGCCCAGATCAACAAGCATGCTACCAAATTCAAAAAGGCCGGTATCACATATGAAGAGATGATGGCTCAGCTTGATAATATAAGTAACAGACTCGAAACAGATATTATAGCTACAGCTGAGGATGAAGACAGGATCAATCCTCTCAAACAGAATCTGTACAAGAATCTTGATCTTGCATATAAAGCTGTTGAAGGAGCTTTTAGTAAAGAGTGA